In Aquincola tertiaricarbonis, the genomic stretch GCTCGGCCGAGATGTCGATGGGCACGAAGCGGCGCGGCCGCTGCATCGCGGCCAGCAGCAGCCTCACCTTGGTGGCCGAGCCGGCGCCGAACTCGATCAGGTCGGCCTCGGGCCCGATCAACGTGGCCATCTCTTCGGCATGGCGGTCCAGCAGCGCCAGCTCGGTGCGGGTGGGGTAGTACTCGGGCAGCTCGCAGATGCGGTCGAACAGCGCCGAGCCGGCCGCGTCGTAGAAGAACTTGGGCGAGATGCAGTGCGGCTGCTCGGCCAGCGCCTGGCGCATCGCCCGCGCAAACTCGCGGTGGGGCGATTCACCGTCGGGCACGGAGGCGGCACGCAGCGCGGCCGCGATCGGGGGGCTGCGCAGCGGCAGTTCGGGGTAGGCCATCGTCGGTTGCTCCTTCAGCGTACGTCGCGGGCCAGGCGCAACCCGCTGAATTGCCAGCGCGCGGCTGGCGGAAAAAAGTTGCGGTAGCTCAGCCGGGCATGGCCGGGCGGCGTGGCGCAGCTGGCACCGCGCAGCACCACCTGGCCCACCATGAACTTGCCGTTGTATTCGGCCGCCGGCCCGCCCAGCGGCACGAAGCCGGGGTAAGGGTCGTAGGAGGAACGGGTCCACTCCCACACCTCGTGCAGGCCCTGCGGCACGGCACTGTCGTCGGGCACGGCGGCGCGCGGGTGGGGATGCAGCGTCTCGTCGGCCCGGCGCAAGACCGCGCCGCTGCGGCGCATCGCGGTTTCCCACTCGAATTCGGTCGGCAGCCGCGCATCGGCCCAGGCGGCATAGGCGGCGGCTTCGTACAGGCTCAGGTGGCACACCGGCTCCTGCCACTGCAGCGGCCGGGTGCCGAACAGCGTGAACAGCTGGGGCGCGTCACCTTCGCAGCCGCTCCAGCCCCACGGTGCCTGCCAGCCGCCGGCCTGCACTGCGGCCCAGCCTTCCGACAGCCACCACTGCGGGTCGCGGTAGCCGCCCGCCCGCACGAAGGCCAGGAACTCGCCACAGCTCACTGGCCGCTGCGCCAGCTCAAAAGGGCGCAGCAGCACCTGGTGGCGCGGTGTCTCGTTGTCGAAAGAGAAGCCTTCGCGCGGATCGTGGCCCACCTCGGCGATGCCGCCTTCGAAGCGCAGCCAGCGTGCGGGCGCGGCGGCCGGGCTGGCGCTGGCGGCCGGTGCGGGCAGGTAGGCCGGCTGCAGCGGGTTCTGCGACAGCAGGTGCTTCAGGTCGGTGAGGATGAGTTCCTGGTGCTGCTGTTCATGGTGCAGGCCCAGCTCCAGCGCCTGCAGCTGCGCCGGCTGCGCGCGCGGCAAAAACGCCAGCACGGCCTCGTCCACCGCGGCTCGGTAGCGCAGCACCTCGGCCTGGCTGGGTCGCGTCAGCAGCCCGCGCTGCGGCCGTGGGTGCCGCGGGCCCAAGGACTCGTAGTACGAATTGAACAGGAACGCGAAGCGCGGGTCATGGGCCTGGTAGGCCGCATCACCGGCCTGCAGCACCAGCGTCTCGAAGAACCAGGTGGTGTGTGCCAGGTGCCATTTGGTGGGGCTGGCATCCGGCATGGATTGCACGCACTGGTCTTCGGCCGACAGCGGCTCGGCCAGCGCCAGCGAGTGGCGGCGCACTGCGGCGTAGCGGCGTGCCAGTTCGGCGGCGCTGGGTGCGGCGGCGGTCGGCGGGGTCTCGGGCGAATCGGCAGGCAACGGCTATCTCTCGGTGTGATGTGGCGCTGTGCGCTGTGAGCAGCGGCTGGGGCAAGGCCCGTGCCCGTCAAGGCGGGGCGGAGGTGCGCGGCGCGCTGGCAGGTGGTGGGGGTGGGGGTGGCGCGAATATCCCGGCATCGTCGCAGCTGCGCAGGCGGGCCGCCAGTGCATCGATGAACACGCGTGTCTTGGCCGGCATCAGCCGCCGACCGGGAAACACCGCCCAGGCGGTGGCGCTGGGCAGCCGCCATTCGGGCAGCACCCGCACCAGGGCGCCGCGGCGCACCGCGTCTTCGGCCATGAAATCGCCCACCGCCACGATACCGGCGCCAGCGCAGGCCAGGCGCATCAGCAGGTCGGGCAGGTTGGCCACGGTGCGGCGCGGCGGCGTGCCCGCCCAGTGCTGCTCGCTGCCGTCGGCCAGCGTGCGGCTGAGCTGCCAGGGCATGGGGTCGCCCGATCGCGACAGGATCATCAGCGCATCCAGCGCGTCCAGCACTTCGGGCGTCTGCGGCTCGCCATGGGCGGCCAGGTAGCTGGGGGCGGCATACAGCCCGGTGCTGAAGACGGCCAGCTGCCGCGCTGCCAGCTGGCTGTCGTCGGGCGCCAGCCCCATGCGGATGGCGAGGTCGAAGTTCTCGGCGATCAGGTCCACCCGGCGCGGCGTCAGGTCCAGCTGCAGCGTCACCTCGCGGTATCTCTGAACGAACTCGCCCAGCATCTCGGCCATCACCATGTTGGCGAAGTCGGCCGGCGCCGAGACGCGCAGGGTGCCGCTGGGCATGGCCTGGCGGTGCAGCGCCAGCGCCAGCGTGCCGTCCACCTCCTCGGCGATGGCGCGGGCATGGTCCAGCACGCCCTGGCCGAATTCGGTGATCACCAGCTTGCGGGTGGTGCGCTGCAGCAGCCGCTCGCCCAGCCGGCGCTCCAGCGCGGCAATGCGGCGCGACACGGTCGACTTGGGCAGCCGCAGGCGCTCGGCCGCACGGCTGAAGCTGCCGCCCTCGATCACCCGCGCAAACAGCAGCAGGTCGTCGGCATGCAGGCTGGGCGTCAGGCTGTCGGCAGCTTCGATTGTTGCGCTCATGGAACGATGTTATCCAGAACGATGGCTAGTGATGTGACAGTTGCGCCAATACATTGACTGCACGGACACACCAACCCCTTGTCACGGAGCCACAGCATGAACATCCTGCAAGTCAATTCCAGCGCCCGCCAGAACGGCCACTCCACCAAGCTGGCCGATGAGCTGGTGCAAGGCCTGGCCGCCGCCCACACCGGCGCCACCGTCGTGCGCCGCGACCTCACCACCCAGCCGCACCCTGCGCTGGACGAAGCCGCGCTGGGCGCGCTGTTCACCCCCGCCGACCAGCGCACCCCCGAGCAGGCCGCCCGCGTGGCCCAGGACAACGCGCTGATCGCCGAGATCCAGGCCGCCGACCTGGTGGTGCTGGGCGTGCCGATGTACAACTTCGGCGTCTCGTCGCAGCTGAAGAACTGGATCGATGCCATCGCCCGCGCCCAGGTCACCTTCCGCTACACCGCCAATGGCCCCGAAGGCCTGTTGAAGAACAAGAAGGTGATCGCGGTGCTGACGCGCGGCGGCCTGTACCGCGACCAGCCGCATGACACCCAGGTGCCGTACCTGCGCAACGTGCTGGGCTTCCTGGGCATCACCGACGTGAGCTTCGTCTACGCCGAAGGCCTGGCCATGGGCCCGGACGCCGAAGCCGCCGCCCTGGCCAGCGCCCGCGAGCAGATCGCCGCGCTCCTGCCCGCCGGCAGCGCCGTCGCGGCCTGAGCTTTTTTCCAACGCCACCGCAAGGAGCCATGACATGACCACCGCCACCCCTGTTGTCACCGACACCGCCACCGTGGCGCGTCCGCGCACGGTGGAGCGGCTGGTCGCCGGCATGGCCACCAGCGACGGTGCGGGCGTCAAGCTCACCCGGGTGCTCACCCAGCCGCTGCAGCGGCGGCTGGACCCGTACCTGATGCTGGACGCCTTCGGCACCGACAACCCGGACGACTACATCGCCGGCTTTCCCGACCACCCGCACCGCGGCTTCGAGACCATCACCTACATGATCGCGGGCCGCATGCGCCACCGCGACAGCGCCGGCCACGAAGGCCTGCTGGACGATGGCGGCGTGCAGTGGATGACCGCCGGCCGCGGCGTGGTGCACAGCGAGCTGCCCGAGCAGCAGGACGGCCGCATGGAAGGCTTCCAGCTGTGGCTGAACCTGCCCGCCAAGGACAAGATGCGCGACCCCTGGTATCGCGACATCCCCAGCGCCGAGATCCCGGAAGTCGTGGCCGAAGGCGTGAAGGCTCGCGTGATCGCCGGCGAGACGCACGGCGTGGCCGGCGCGGTGCAGCGCGAGGGTAGCCAGCCGCTGTACCTGGACCTGCACTTGCAGCCGGGCGCCCGCTTCGAGCAGGTGCTGCCCGAGGGGCACAACGCCTTCGTGTACGTGTACCGCGGCGGCCTGCGCGTGGGTGAATGCCAGGTGCCGGTGCAGCGCATGGCCATCCTGGCGAACACGCCGGGCAGCGACGGTATCGTGCTGCAGGCGGGCGACGAGCCCACCCGGGCGCTGCTGATCGCCGGCCGGCCGCTGAACGAGCCCATCGCGCAGTACGGTCCGTTCGTGATGAACAGCAACGACGAGATCTTCCAGGCCGTCGAAGACTTCCGCGCCGGCCGCTTCACCTGACCTGTTTGCTGCGGCTGTCAGCCGGGCGCCTACCCGCACCGGGTTGAGGCGTTGTCCGACAACCGGTAACAGCATGTGGAGGGAGGATGCCCGCATGGGCTCCTTCCTGCGTCGTCTGCTGTACGCCGCCACGCTCTCGGGCGTGTGCTTTCTCCAGGCCTGCGCGGCCCTGCCGCCGCTGCCGCAGCGCACCGAAAGCCGTGCGCTGCCGGGCGGTACGCCCAGCGCGTTTGCGCGCAAGGTGGCGGCCGAACGCGGCAACGCAAGCGCGGCGCAGTCGGGCGTGCGGCTGCTGGCCGGCGGCGAAGAGGCGCTGTCCACGCTGCTGGCGCTGGTGGACGGCGCCGAGCACACGCTGGACCTGCAGTACTACGCGGTGCTCAACGAGGCCAGCACACGGCTGCTGCTGCAACGGGTGCTGGCCGCGGCCGACCGCGGCGTGCGAGTGCGGCTGCTGATCGACGACTTCAACACCAGCGGCACCGACGATGCGCTGCTGCGGCTGACGCGCCACCCGCGCCTGGAGGTGCGGCTGTACAACCCGCTGCCGGGCGGCCGCTTTTCGCTGCTCACACGGGTGATCGCTTCGCTGCACGACGTGGCGCGCATCAACAACCGCATGCACAACAAGCAGCTGGTGGCGGACAACGCGCTGGCCGTGACCGGCGGGCGCAACCTGGGCGACGCCTACTTCCTGCAGGGCGCCAAGGCCAACTTCGTGGACCTGGATCTGCTGGTGGCGGGGCCGGTCGTGCAGCAGCTGTCGGCCACCTTCGACCGCTATTGGGCCAGCGATCTGGCCTACCCGGCCGACGCGATCATCGCGCCGCAGGCGGGCAGCGCACCCGCGCGACCGGCCAGCGCCGAGGCCGCCCCGGTCACCGCCCCCACCCGGGCCGTGCCGCCGCAGCGCCCGCCCGCCGGCAGCGCGTCGCAGGCCCTGCCCGAGGTGCCGCCCGGTGAGCCGGCCAGCGCGCCCAACCTGCCGCCGGTGGCCTCGGCGCCGATGGATGCGCCCTCTGGCCTGGACGACAGCACGCTGGCCCGCCTGAAGGCCCAGGCCGATGCGCTGCGTGCCGGGCCGCTGCACCTGCAGTGGATGCCGGCGCGGCTGTGGGCCGACCGCCCCTCCAAGACCAGCGGCGGTGGCAACCCGTCACCCGACGAGATCATGTTCGACGACTTCGCCGGGCTGATGCGCTCTGCACGGCAGCAGGTCTTCCTGGTCACGCCTTACTTCGTGCCCGGCGAGCCCGGCATGGGGTTGATCCGCGAGCTGCGCCAGCGGGGTGTGCGGGTGCGCATCCTCACCGCGTCGCTGGCCGGCACCGACGCGCCGGCGGTGCACCTGGGCTACAGCCGCTATCGCGAAGAGCTGCTGCGGCTGGGGGTGGAGCTGTATGAACTGCGGGCCGAGCCCGGCGGCCCGAAGCCGCCCCGCTTCGGCGGCGTGCATTCGCGCACCAACCTGCATGCCAAGGCCATGCTGGTGGACGCTGGCACGGTGGTGGTGGGCTCGATGAACTTCGATCCACGCTCGGCCAACCTCAACACCGAGATGGGTCTGGTCACGCGCAGCACCCGCTTCGCCGCGCAAGTGGATCAGTTGCTGACCGAGATCACCCAGCGCGCCGCCTGGCGCCTGTCGCTGCAGGATGGCGGCCTGCTGTGGACCCACACCGACGACCAGGGCCAGCCGCTGCGCGTGACGCACGAGCCCGACACCTCGCTGCTCAAGCGCCTGGGCCTGAAGCTGCTGGGCCCGCTGGCGCCGGAAGAGATGCTCTAGCAACGAGCGGGTTCAGCCGCCGGGCCGCCCCAAGGCTGAACGCTCCCCCTCGGGGGGGCGCGAGCGCAGCGAGCTTGGGGGTCGACTTCAACGCTTCTTGACGCCGATGGTGTAGCGCCCGGTGCCGTTGCTGCGGTCGTAGTGCCGCACCTGCACCCAGTACTGCCCGGGCAGCAGCGCCTTGCTGATGCGCGCGTTCTGGCCATAGCCGCTGTCGTCGTCCTCGGCGATCAGCGCGGTCGGGCTGTCGGGGCCGAACAGCTTCATGTACACGTCGGTGGCGCCGCGGGTGTCGATCTCGTACACCGCCTCGGTGTCGGCCTGCAGCAGGAACACGTCCTCCTCGCCCGGGTGGCCGATGCTTTGCTGCAGGCGCGCCGCGCCCACCACCAGCGGTGTCGTGCGGTTCACGCCCGGGCTGCCGCGCGGGTACATCTTGGCGCCGGCCACAAACTCCTTGTCCAGCCGCGACAGCACGTCGTTCGACCGGGTGGCCACGTTGTTCAGCGTCCACTCCGCCGGAAAGGCATAGAGCATGATGGACTCGGGATCGAACTCGGTGCCGTTGATCTGGTCGACCGAATACTTGCGGAACACGTTGTGCCGCACGGTGGCCTCGTCCCAGAAGTTGGGCGGGCCGGCCAGCGCGGCGATCACCACCGGCTCGTTCCAGCGGATGCCACCCTCGGGGTTGGAATGCTCGTGCCCCAGGCCGATGGCGTGGCCGAACTCATGCGCCGCGGTGCCGCCGTCCAGAAAGCCCAGGTTCATCGTGGCCTGGTTCAACGGCACGCTGCGCGCGTCGGTGCCAATCATCGACCAGGCGCCGTCGTTGGCATCGAAGCTGATGCGGATGTCGGCATTGGGCGCATTGCCGAACTCGAAATGCAGGTTGGCCACCGCCTCCCACCAGCCCGCCTGCTCACGCGCGATGGCACGCTGGTTGGCGGTGCCGCCGATGAAGCGCACCTTCAGCGTGCTGCCGTTGACCCAGGTGGTGCCGCGTATTGCGATGGCACGGGCGCGGCCGCCGGGCCGGGGCGCGGCCAGCGGCATCGGCCGCATCAGGTTGCGCGGCAGGATGCGGTCGTAGCAGCACTTGGCCGCCGGGCGGAAGGGCCGGTCTTCGGGGGTGGCAGTGGTCATGGCAGGCTCCTGGCAAGGTGCGAGACGGACGTATGCACTCACCATAAGCCCGGCGGCGCGCCATGACCATGCTGCGCCCGACAAGCTGGGGATGCCGGCTTAGGGATATGGCCTGCGGCATCATCGGCGCCCATGCATGCCACGCCCCTGTCCGAGTCTCCTCCCTTCCTGGCGCTGCGACGGGTCAGCCGCCGCTTTGCCAATGGCGTCACCGCGCTGTCCGACGTGAGCCTGCGGGCCGGCCGCGGCGAGTTCGTCAGCCTGCTGGGGCCTTCGGGCTGCGGCAAGAGCACCGTGCTGCGCCTGCTCTCGGGGCTGGACGAGCCCAGCAGTGGCCAGGTGCAGCGCCCGCCCGATGACGTCGGCTACGTGTTCCAGGAGCCCACGCTGATGCCCTGGGCCAGCGTGCAGGACAACGTGCGCCTGCCGCTGCGCCTGCGCGGCGCGCCGCGGGCCGAGGCCGATGCAGCGGTGCAGGCGGCACTGGCGGCCGTGGGCCTGGCCGATTTCGCGCGCGCCCTGCCGCGCGAGCTGTCGGGCGGCATGAAGATGCGCGCCTCCATCGCGCGTGCGCTGGTCACCCGCCCCTCGCTGCTGCTGCTGGACGAGCCTTTCGCCGCGCTCGACGAGATCACCCGCTTCAAGCTCAACCAGGACCTGCTGGCGCTGTGGCAGCGCGATGCCTTCACCGCCCTTTTCGTCACCCACAGCGTGTACGAGGCGGTGTTCCTCAGCCAGCGCATCGTGGTGATGGCCGCGCGCCCGGGCCGTGTGGCCGCGGAGCTGACGGTGGATGCACCCTACCCGCGCACGCCGGCCTTCCGCAGCAGTGCCGAGTTCATCCGCTGCTGCACGGCCGTGTCGCAGGCGATGGAGCAGGCCAGCGAGGCGGCGCTGTGAGCCGCGCGCGCCAAGAAGCCCCCTGGCTGCGCTGGGTGGTGCCCGCCGTGGTGGCGGTGGCCGCGCTGGTGGGCTGGGAAGCGGTGGTGCGCATCTATGCGCTGCCGCAGTACCTGCTGCCCGGCCCGCTGCTGGTGGCCAAGACGCTGTGGGCCAACTTCGGCTCGCTGATGGGCAGCTGGTGGTACACGGTCAAAATCACCTTCGGCGCGCTGGGCCTGGCCATCGTGGGCGGCGTGCTGCTGGGCGGGCTGTTCGCGGTGTCGCGCTGGGTGGAGCTGAGCCTGTTCCCGTTCGCGGTGGTGCTGCAGGTCACGCCCATCGTGGCCATCGCGCCGCTGATCCTGATCTTCATCGACAGCACTACTGCGGCGCTGTTGCTGTGCGCGTGGATCGTCGCCTTCTTCCCCATCCTGGCCAACACCGTGGTGGGCCTGCGCAGCGCCGACGCGCGGCTGCGCGACCTCTTCCGGCTGTACCGCGCCACCCGCTGGCAGACGCTGGTACATCTGCTGGTGCCTTCGGCCCTGCCCTACTTCATGGCCGGGCTGCGGGTGGCGGCCGGCCTGTCGCTCATCGGCGCGGTGGTGGCCGAATTCACCGCCGGCGCGGCCGGCCGCGAGACGGGCCTGGCCTCACGCATCCTGGAAGCCAGCTTCCGCACCGAGATGCCCAAGATGTTCGCCGCGCTGGTGCTGGTGTCGCTCACCGGCATAGCGCTCTATGGGCTGATGCTGCTGCTGTCGCACTGGCTGCTGGGCCGCTGGCACGACAGCGAGCGGGGTGGGGATTAGCGCGCCGCTCGCAAGGCGGCACGTTCACTCGTAGTCGATCCGGATCTCACGGGCGGGTCCGTTCCAGCCGATCCTGCAGACATTGAGGATGTCTCGGCCGATCAGCCCGTCGAACGGTTGATTGATGAAAGGCTGTCCACCGATCAGCAGCTGAAAGCGCCTGGTGTTGGGACTGGCCTGTCCGCCCAGCGTGATACCGACCTCGTATGCTGGAAACTCGGTGGCGATGCCGCCGCCCGTGACGGTATGCACCTCAGCCCAGCTGCGCGGTTGCAGCCCCAGCGAGCGCATGTGCATCTCGTCCACCCAGGCGCAGCTGGCGCCGGTGTCGGGGATGACTGCACCGGATCGATGGATCGGTGCAGTGAACCCCCTCACTCGGCGAAGCCACGCATGAAATGCGTGGCGTGTGCCTGCACTTCTACTTGCTTGACGAAAAAGCGGTCACCGGCGTACTGGGTGTACGCCCATTCCAGCGCTTGCTCGTAGGTGTCGAACGTCGTGGCGTCCACCTTGGATCCATGGATCACGACAAACTGCCCGTCGTGCTCGTTCAATAGATCAGGCAGCGCTTCCTTGTACGCCTGAATCTCGGTTTGAAAATCCAGCATGGGGTGGCTCCTGGATGCCAGTTGTCCGCTGCTTGTGCAGTGGTTGCCCACAGTGTTGTCCACAGCCGCCGCGGCCCTCGTTTATACAAGACGAGCGGCCGGTCGGGCGCATCACGTGGGCGTCGTTGACAGTGGCGTGCGCGCCACCGCGGCCGGTGGCGGCAGCAGCGCGCTGCGCACGCGCCGGGTGGTCCAGGGCGTGCGCTGCTCGAGGCGCAACAGTTCCTGCACGCGCTCTTCGCGCGACAACGGCGGTACAGCCACCGGCGGCTTGACGGGGGAAAACAGGTCTCGCATGAACACCTCCTGAGGCAGGACGGTTCGTGAAGGGCATGGCCGGCTGCAGCAGGTGCGCGCGAGCGCACCGCCACAGCGATGAAGCGATGCGAGCAGGGAAGGCGGTGGGGCCGTTCAGGCCCAGGGTGCGGTCGGCGCGTGCGCGCCGACGGAGTCGGCGTTCAGCGCGTCAGCGGGGTTGCGGCCATCCCGGCTCGCATCGCATGACTAGAGGCACTGTCCAAGCACGGACTCCGTTGTTGAGAAGCCGAAATTGTTGCATTGCCGCACCGCCCAGGTCAAACGGCTTTGCAGGTGTGTAACACCAGGGCCCGCTCGCTATAGTCGCCCTCACCTCTTCAAGCCGTCACCACCATGCCTTCACGTGCTGTCGCTGTTGCCGCCCTCGTCGTCACTGCCTTGGGCGCGCAGGCGCAGACCAAGGTGGTGTTCGCCACCAACTGGAAGGCGCAGGCCGCACACGGCGGCTTCTACCAGGCGCTGGCCGACGGCACCTACAAGAAGATGGGTCTGGACGTGGAGATCCGCCAGGGCGGGCCGCAGGTCAACAACCGGCCGCTGCTGCCGGCCGGCAAGATCGACTTCCTGATGACCGGCAACCTGCTGCACAGCTTCGACAACGCCAAGAACGGCGTGCCGGTGATCGTCGTGGCCTCGATGTTCCAGAAGGATCCGCAGGCGCTGTTCGCCCACCCCGACCAGGGCTACAGGCAGTTCGCCGACCTGAAGACCGCGCCCACCGCCTTCATCGCCAAGGACGCGCAGTTCTCGTGGTGGAGCTGGCTGAAGGCCGAGTACGGCTTCAAGGACGAAAACCTCAAGCCCTACAACTACAACCTGGGCCCCTTCCTGGCCGACAAGAAGAGCATCCAGCAGGGTTATGCGGTGGAAGAACCCATCTCCATCGAGAAGCAGGGCGGCTTCAAGCCGATGACCTTCCTGCTGGCCGACCACGGCTACAGCACCTACAGCACCACCATCGAGGCGCGGACCGAGATGGTCAAGACCGACCCCGAGCTGGTGCGCAGCTTCGTCAATGCCTCGGTGCTGGGCTGGGTGAGCTACCTCTACGGCGATCGCCGCCGCGCCGACGCGTTGATCAAGCGCGACAACCCCGAGATGACCGACGAGCTGCTGGACAAGTCGGTGGCACTGATGAAGGGCCTGGGCATCGTCGATTCGGGCGACGCCACCACGCTGGGCATCGGCGCGATGAAGCCAGAACGGGTCAAGGACTTCTACGACAAGATGGTCAAGGCGGGCCTGTACAAGCCGGGTGAGGTCGACCTGAGCAAGGTGGCCACGATGCAATTCGTCAACAAAGGCGTGGGTCTTGACCTGAAGAAGCAGCTCGGCGGCAAGTAAGCTCGGGTTTCTACCCATCTCCAGGGCCGGCTGCATGCCGGCCTTGTCATTGCTGCCCCGTCCTCACGATGTATCTGTTCTGGCACACCGTCACCCGCCTGGGCGAAGCGCAGCTGCTGCTGCCCGCGTTGCTGGCCGTCACCGCCTGGCTGGCCCTGCGTGCACAGGCGCCGCGCGTGGCGCTGGTGTGGCTGTCCACCACCGCGGTGGCGGCGCTGCTCACCACCGCCACCAAGATCGCCTTCATCGGCTATGGCGTGGGCTATGCGCCGCTCGATTTCACCGGCATCTCGGGCCATGCGATGTTCTCGGCCGCCATCCTGCCGCTGCTGGCCCGTGAGACGGTGGGCGCCGCCCATCCGCGCTGGCATGCGCCGGCGGTGTTGCTGGGCCTGGCGCTGGCCGCGCTGGTGGCGGTCTCACGCGTCAAGGTGCATGCGCATTCGCCGTCGGAAAGCTGGGCCGGCTTCCTGCTGGGCGCCACGTCCAGCCTGCTGGCCCTGCGCTGGGTGCAGCTGCCGCCGGTGAGCGCGCCCAAGAAGCTGGTGCTCATCGTGGGCGTGTGGCTGGCGGTGGCCGTGGCCAGCGCGCCGCCCTCACGCACGCACGACTGGGTGACGCGGCTGTCGGTGCAGCTGTCGGGTGCGCCCGAGCCTTACACCCGCTGGCACATGCACCGCGACTGGCGGCGCCTCAACGGTCCAACGCCTTGATGGCGCTGCGCAGCGTGCGCTCGTAGTCGTCGAACGCCTGCAGGTCGCCATGGCCGCCCCCCGCCACCGTGTGCAGCGTGGCCCCGGGCAGCAGCCGCAGCAGCGCCTGGCTGTGGGCCAGCGGAATCAGGCGGTCGCGATCGCCGTGCACCAGCAGCACCCGCAAGCCGCTGCCGGCCAGTTGCTGCAGCGCCTGGTCGGTGCGCAGCGGGTAGCGCAGCAGCGGGCTGGGCACGTAGGGGTACTGCTCGGCGGCCATCGCCACCATGCTGCGGTAGGGTGACACCAGCAGCAGCAGGTCGGGCCGTTGCGCCGCAGGCAGGCTGGCCGCCAGTTCGGCCGCCAGGCCGGTGCCCAGCGACCGGCCCAGCAGCACGATGCGCCGGCCCGCATAGGCCGGCGCCACCTGGTCCCAGGCGGCGCGCACGTCGGCCTGCAGCTGGGCCTGGCTGGCCACCTGGCCGCTGCTCTTGCCGAAGCCGCGGTAGTCCAGCATGAAGACGTCGTAGTTCAGCGACCGGTAGAAGTCGAGGTCGACGAACCAGCGCTCCAGGTTGCCCGCGTTGCCGTGCAGGAAGAACACCAGCCCGCGTGCGCCGGGCCGCTGCAGCTGCAGGCCATGCAGCCGCGCGCCGGGTACGTCGATGAACACCTCGTGCGCATCGGCCGGCAGCGTGTAGCGGTAGTCGGCCGGCAGTGGCGTGGGGCGGAAGATCAGCGACTCCTGCTGCCACCACAGCCAACCCAGCAGCGCGGCATACACGGACAGCGCCAGCGCCGCCAGGCCCAGCAGCGCCTGGCGCCAGAAGCCGCGCCTCATTGCATCGGCGACACGCCGATCAACCAGACGTGCAGCTTGAACAGGAACAGCAGCCAGGCCGCCACGCCCACCACCACGGTGATGGCGGTGCCGGCCAGCGTGCCGGGCGGGTACACGGTGCCTTCGCGGCGGTCGCGCCGGCGCGAGGCGGCGAACAGCACGATGGACCACAGCAGGAAGCTGCCGAAGAGCAGCACGTCGGCCAGCATGCCGTTGGCCAGCAGGTGGGCGAAGGCCCATACCTTGACCGCCAGCACCATGGGGTGGTGCAGCCTGGCCTTGATCTGGTTGCGCGGCACGTAGGCAGCGGCCAGCAGTACGAATGCGAACAGCGTGAGCAGCGCCGCTGCATGGCGCATGCCGCGCGGCGGCTCCCAGATCAGCACCGGGTCGAGCCGGGCCTGACCATAGCCCCAGACGATGAGCACGAAGCCCACCAGCGAGACGATGGAGTAGACCGCCTTCCAGCCGTTGAGGCCCAGCCGCGCCATCTGCCGCTGGCGAAAGCCCTCGGCGAAGATGCGGGTGGAATGAAGGCCGAGG encodes the following:
- a CDS encoding ABC transporter ATP-binding protein; this translates as MHATPLSESPPFLALRRVSRRFANGVTALSDVSLRAGRGEFVSLLGPSGCGKSTVLRLLSGLDEPSSGQVQRPPDDVGYVFQEPTLMPWASVQDNVRLPLRLRGAPRAEADAAVQAALAAVGLADFARALPRELSGGMKMRASIARALVTRPSLLLLDEPFAALDEITRFKLNQDLLALWQRDAFTALFVTHSVYEAVFLSQRIVVMAARPGRVAAELTVDAPYPRTPAFRSSAEFIRCCTAVSQAMEQASEAAL
- a CDS encoding alpha/beta hydrolase, which encodes MRRGFWRQALLGLAALALSVYAALLGWLWWQQESLIFRPTPLPADYRYTLPADAHEVFIDVPGARLHGLQLQRPGARGLVFFLHGNAGNLERWFVDLDFYRSLNYDVFMLDYRGFGKSSGQVASQAQLQADVRAAWDQVAPAYAGRRIVLLGRSLGTGLAAELAASLPAAQRPDLLLLVSPYRSMVAMAAEQYPYVPSPLLRYPLRTDQALQQLAGSGLRVLLVHGDRDRLIPLAHSQALLRLLPGATLHTVAGGGHGDLQAFDDYERTLRSAIKALDR
- a CDS encoding ABC transporter permease, encoding MSRARQEAPWLRWVVPAVVAVAALVGWEAVVRIYALPQYLLPGPLLVAKTLWANFGSLMGSWWYTVKITFGALGLAIVGGVLLGGLFAVSRWVELSLFPFAVVLQVTPIVAIAPLILIFIDSTTAALLLCAWIVAFFPILANTVVGLRSADARLRDLFRLYRATRWQTLVHLLVPSALPYFMAGLRVAAGLSLIGAVVAEFTAGAAGRETGLASRILEASFRTEMPKMFAALVLVSLTGIALYGLMLLLSHWLLGRWHDSERGGD
- a CDS encoding ABC transporter substrate-binding protein — translated: MPSRAVAVAALVVTALGAQAQTKVVFATNWKAQAAHGGFYQALADGTYKKMGLDVEIRQGGPQVNNRPLLPAGKIDFLMTGNLLHSFDNAKNGVPVIVVASMFQKDPQALFAHPDQGYRQFADLKTAPTAFIAKDAQFSWWSWLKAEYGFKDENLKPYNYNLGPFLADKKSIQQGYAVEEPISIEKQGGFKPMTFLLADHGYSTYSTTIEARTEMVKTDPELVRSFVNASVLGWVSYLYGDRRRADALIKRDNPEMTDELLDKSVALMKGLGIVDSGDATTLGIGAMKPERVKDFYDKMVKAGLYKPGEVDLSKVATMQFVNKGVGLDLKKQLGGK
- a CDS encoding phosphatase PAP2 family protein; the encoded protein is MYLFWHTVTRLGEAQLLLPALLAVTAWLALRAQAPRVALVWLSTTAVAALLTTATKIAFIGYGVGYAPLDFTGISGHAMFSAAILPLLARETVGAAHPRWHAPAVLLGLALAALVAVSRVKVHAHSPSESWAGFLLGATSSLLALRWVQLPPVSAPKKLVLIVGVWLAVAVASAPPSRTHDWVTRLSVQLSGAPEPYTRWHMHRDWRRLNGPTP
- a CDS encoding NnrU family protein; protein product: MTALIAGLLLFLGLHSTRIFAEGFRQRQMARLGLNGWKAVYSIVSLVGFVLIVWGYGQARLDPVLIWEPPRGMRHAAALLTLFAFVLLAAAYVPRNQIKARLHHPMVLAVKVWAFAHLLANGMLADVLLFGSFLLWSIVLFAASRRRDRREGTVYPPGTLAGTAITVVVGVAAWLLFLFKLHVWLIGVSPMQ